TCATGCAAGAACATCATGGAGAGGATGACGGTGAACACAGGGGAAAATGAAATCATCCATCCTGCCGACGATGCATCGATGGTGAGTAGGGCCGTCGCCTGGATGACCTGGTGAATGAAGACGCCGAGAACGCCAAGTATGATTAAGTGAGGGATATACTTTAGAGGAATCGTAAGCTTGTATCGTTTTACTACGAGTAGCATGAAGAGAAACAGTGCTCCGATTGCAAACCGCATCACGAGGAGCGTATACGGATCAAGGGTATCCAGCACCGCTTTCGTCGACACGAAGGATATCCCCCAGAAGCTGATGGACATGGTGGCATATAGAGAGGCCGCAGCCTTTGTTTTCATCGGGATCATGGACGTGGCACCCTTTCCGGACATGGTTTCTTTCTATCAAGTTATGCTCGTCCCGGGGAAAGATGTGCAGAGGGTTGATGTGTTTTGAAAATAAGTTGGTTGGTTTTGAAAATATATTCTGGTTCTAGAAAATAAGACCGGGGCTGTTCCGTCACGGGTCATATAAAGTCGATAATAAAAGCGGAGAAGTCGATAGTAAGTCCACTAACCCCCTCCCTTCACTCCCCTTCCCACAAAAAAACGACCCAAATCATGATTCGGGTCGTTTTCTATCTTTAATTTTGGGTCAGCCGCTCACCAAACTGAGGCAAATACTCTTTATGAACCTCAAGCATCTCGTCCAGCAGCTGCTTCGCTTTCACATCACTGGTCACCAACGGATTGATGGTCATGGCAAGCAATGCTTTTTCATAGGAACCGGTTACGGATGCCTCTGCAGCCACCCGCTCAAAGGATTTGATCTGTTGCACAAGGCCACTGACCGACACAGGGAGTTCTCCGATTGCAATCGGCTCCGGTCCCGCTTTCGTCACAACGCAGTTCACTTCCACGGCAGAATCCCTTGGCAAATCACTGATTGCTCCATTATTTCGTACATTCAAAGTCTGGATATCCCCGCGATCGTTGTAAATGGACGATATGAGATTGCATGCTGCATCACTGTAATAAGCCCCTCCCCGCTCTTCAAGTTGCGGAGGCTTAACCGCTAAACTTTCATCCTTATACAAATCAAACAGCTCTTCCTCCAACTGCTGGACGACCTCCGCACGAGTCGTACCGGTCTTGAATTCCTCCAGCTGCTTTTCTAAAATATCACCCGTTTTGTAGTAATAGCGGTGATATGGGCAAGGGATGACTCCCAGACTCCTGATGAATTCCGGTTCCCACGGCAGTGGAGCAATATTCCGCATACTCACCTGCCTGTCCGGATCACTCATGATGTCGAGTACTTCCTCCAATACAGATTCTCCGTCCAGCAGTACGTCCAGTCCGTAGACCATATGATTGAGTCCGGCAAATTCGATAAGTACGCGTTCCACCTCGACACCGAGGAGTTTTGCAAGCGTCATTCTCGTATTGATGGGAAGATTGCAAACGCCCACGACCTTCGGATGCGAACCATAGCGCAGCAACGCCTCAGTTACCATACCTGCAGGATTCGTAAAATTGATCAGCCAGGCATCAGGGCACAGTTCCTGCATTTCCTCTGAGATTTCCAAAAGAACAGGGATTGTCCTCATTCCCTTAAAAAGTCCCCCTGCCCCATTTGTCTCCTGGCCGATCATCCCGTATTTGATCGGCAGGCGCTCGTCCTGAATCCGGGCTTTCAGCTGTCCGACCCGCATCTGGGTCGTGACAAAGTCAGCTCCCTTCAACGCCTTTCTCCTCTCCAGTGTTAAATGGACTTCCATCGGGACTCCTGCCTTCTCCACCATTCGCTTCGCTAAATTCCCGACAATATTCAGCTTCTCTCTTCCCTCTTCAATATCCACAAGCCATAATTCACGAACCGGAAGCTCATCATACCGCTTGATCAATCCTTCAACAAACTCGGGAGTATAGCTCGAGCCCCCGCCGATCGTCACAATCTTGATTCCTTTTTTCATTGCAAGACCCTCCAGTTACCTGGCCACAAAAGCCAGAATGAAACTTATGACGAAACTGACCACGACTGCCAGTAGCATCCGCTTCTTTTTAACAGATGCATCTTCAACCGGTCCTTCAATTTTCAATAAAATGTATGAAAGACCGATGGAAGCTGAAATGCCCGTAGCCAAAAACATACTCCATTCTTTTGCGAGTCCCGTGCTCATCAACGGTTTAGAAAGAAGTAAAAGTCCAATAGATACAGAGATTAATAATACAAACACACTTTTAAAACCGATTCTCTTTGGGACAACGGTTTCTGTCATGTCCATCACTCCTTATACTAGTAAAGAAGTGGGAATCCTAGGACTCCCACTTCTGATTGTTGATATAAAATCTTATGCCGCTTGTTGCTCGCTCTCTTCCATCTTCAGCATTTTCTTGTCATACATTTTCAAGAATGGGAAGTAGATAGCGAATGAGATTCCGACATTGATCAGAACCATGACGATCGCTCTCCAGTCACCACCCGTTGCAAGGTACGCGCCGATCGGTGCAGGCAGTGTCCATGGCGGCATGATGTACGTTGGAGATACCAAACCGATAGTGGTGGCCACATACGAAAGAGTCGCTGTGATCAAAGGTACCGTTATAAATGGGATGATCAAGATCGGGTTCAATACGATTGGAGCACCGAAAATGACAGGCTCATTGATATTGAAAAGACCCGGTACAAGACATGTTTTCCCTAGTGCTTTTAAATATTTTGAACGGGAGAAGAAGACCATCGCAAGGACCAATCCAAGCGTTGCTCCTGATCCACCGATCCAGATGAACCATTGGTAGAACGTTTCCGGAGCGATATGCGGGATCGCTTGCCCGCTTGCAACCGCGTCAGCGTTGTTCACAAGGAATACTTCCCATAGTGGACGGGCCACGGTTCCAACAACGGATACACCGTGAATCCCGAATGACCAGAAGAAATCGATCAGGAATACCGGAACCAATACTCCGAATATGCTGTCACCGGCAGTGACCAGTGGAGCGACGGCAACACCGACCAACTTATGCAGATCGACCCCTGCTAAGACAGTAACGGATGATATCAATAAAATAACGATTGCTACAGGTATAAGTGCTTCAAAGCTTCG
The DNA window shown above is from Rossellomorea vietnamensis and carries:
- a CDS encoding 6-phospho-beta-glucosidase, whose amino-acid sequence is MKKGIKIVTIGGGSSYTPEFVEGLIKRYDELPVRELWLVDIEEGREKLNIVGNLAKRMVEKAGVPMEVHLTLERRKALKGADFVTTQMRVGQLKARIQDERLPIKYGMIGQETNGAGGLFKGMRTIPVLLEISEEMQELCPDAWLINFTNPAGMVTEALLRYGSHPKVVGVCNLPINTRMTLAKLLGVEVERVLIEFAGLNHMVYGLDVLLDGESVLEEVLDIMSDPDRQVSMRNIAPLPWEPEFIRSLGVIPCPYHRYYYKTGDILEKQLEEFKTGTTRAEVVQQLEEELFDLYKDESLAVKPPQLEERGGAYYSDAACNLISSIYNDRGDIQTLNVRNNGAISDLPRDSAVEVNCVVTKAGPEPIAIGELPVSVSGLVQQIKSFERVAAEASVTGSYEKALLAMTINPLVTSDVKAKQLLDEMLEVHKEYLPQFGERLTQN
- a CDS encoding PTS sugar transporter subunit IIC codes for the protein MQTFVNFLENNLSGPMARLSEQRHLQAIRDGVISALPFIIVGSFFLILAFPPLPDAWIFGDIKQWAADNIVEILIPYRLTMFIMSLYVAFGIGYNLSKSYKLDPLSGAQISVAVLLLTITPKVMDGEGWVLPMTNLGGQGLFVSMVVSILAVEILRFCKTKNITIKMPEQVPASVSRSFEALIPVAIVILLISSVTVLAGVDLHKLVGVAVAPLVTAGDSIFGVLVPVFLIDFFWSFGIHGVSVVGTVARPLWEVFLVNNADAVASGQAIPHIAPETFYQWFIWIGGSGATLGLVLAMVFFSRSKYLKALGKTCLVPGLFNINEPVIFGAPIVLNPILIIPFITVPLITATLSYVATTIGLVSPTYIMPPWTLPAPIGAYLATGGDWRAIVMVLINVGISFAIYFPFLKMYDKKMLKMEESEQQAA